Proteins from a single region of Chaetodon trifascialis isolate fChaTrf1 chromosome 10, fChaTrf1.hap1, whole genome shotgun sequence:
- the tjp1b gene encoding tight junction protein ZO-1 isoform X13, with amino-acid sequence MITCAFLWVGFLVAVDSTMVNYQKYITVMQLALGVTASNKEHCLPPRKRMWGNSEPGSSHRIHPSPTAGSITAASSVSTIQGKPSLRRIKGRIHRSKSLDSIDLLDSNSAAMEETVIWEQHTVTLHRAPGFGFGIAISGGRDNPHFQSGETSIVISDVLKGGPAEGLLQENDRVVMVNAVSMDNVEHAYAVQQLRKSGKIAKITIRRKRKVHVPMGRLGERETMSEHDEEEDSYDEEIYETRSGRSGAYSGVGGAMGRRSGRSSGRRDRERERSGSRERSLSPRSDRRSHNLPPRPAKVTLVKSRKNEAEYGLRLASHIFVKDISPESLAARDGNIQEGDVVLKINGTVTENLSLIDAKKLIERSKGKLKMVVQRDDRATLLNIPDLDDSIPSANASDRDDISDIHSLASDHSNRSHDRHRSSRSRSPDRRSEPSDHSRHSPPQISNGSHRSRDDERISKPASTPAKLAEEVPLPKPKESAIAREEKQLPPLPEPKPVYAQPGQPDVDLPVSPSDAPVPSAAHDDSILRPSMKLVKFRKGESVGLRLAGGNDVGIFVAGVLEDSPAAKEGLEEGDQILRVNNVDFANIIREEAVLFLLDLPKGEEVTILAQKKKDVYRRIVESDVGDSFYIRTHFEYEKESPYGLSFNKGEVFRVVDTLYNGKLGSWLAIRIGKNHQEVERGIIPNKNRAEQLSSVQYTLPKTAGGDRADFWRFRGLRSSKRNLRKSREDLSSQPVQTKFPAYERVVLREAGFLRPVVIFGPIADVAREKLSREEPDLFELAKSEPRDAGTDQRSSGIIRLHTIKQIIDRDKHAVLDITPNAVDRLNYAQWYPIVVFLNPDNKQGVKNMRTRLCPESRKSARKLYERAIKLRKNNHHLFTTTINLNNMNDGWYGALKETIQQQQNQLVWVSEGKADGTTEDDLDIHDDRLSYLSAPGSEYSMYSTDSRHTSDYEDTDTEGGAYTDQELDETLNDEVGLPTEPAITRSSEPVREDPPVIQDTPGYPGYQHPVQPEPASRIDPAGFKMAAPQQQDEAALPMPSLPPTVVAPPAVEQPVQLEGMHLEEPPAAAAAPQADSLSSPSPAPELIQPPPPPHEPHPSGPPGPEPKMYKKDLYNMEDPVRINHGLKQSMSYSHQPSYQDKQPYREYDHPPYGYDGGGYTEPKPHNTDSHLHYDNRVPHYNEQWPPYDQQTSSSQPAGYQPGHQQPMGYNPRSPYEDGPGRDYSPPQPRYDEAPPVGYDGRPRHSKPGPIRYDEPPPPPPAGYDARSPYDAEPHGFPINSPRSPEPPKQYYGDSGLRPTYIPGPPNRGYKPGMHEPIMNSEPAIPPPKPETLSSPGEPAITPGSKPLPPPPREDLDEDPAMKPQSVLNRVKMFENKRSVSMDRAKEGESAALRPPDVPKPVSAPGPVLKANSLSNLEQEKSTYRAPEPQKPHTKPLDDVVRSNHYDPDEDEEYYRKQLSYFDRRSFDSKAMGQPSPGINRFHDLPKPAQLSYPYNRVESVEKVSPVEKRYEPLPQISPSSQYGPPASAIPPNTLPKLSPNDANSIPEPLSSPNPKPELAALRPASRDEPTPGGYLPPRGLPDKSPVNGTDAAPPKTLPAPAPTSYNRYVPKPYTSSARPFERKFESPKFNHNLLPNDTQVKTDLLSKPSVVSNSGGKPQLSPQPLDHDSGLDTFTRTMDNRPKYQHNNINAIPKAIPVSPSTLEDDDEDEGHTVVATARGIFNCNGGVLSSIETGVSIIIPQGAIPESVEQEIYFKVCRDNSILPPLDKEKGETLLSPLVMCGPHGLKFLKPVELRLPHCASMTPDGWSFALKSSDSSSGDPKTWQNKSLPGDPNYLVGANCVSVLIDHF; translated from the exons AGCGCAGCGATGGAGGAGACTGTCATTTGGGAACAGCACACAGTAACACTACACAGG gCACCAGGGTTTGGCTTCGGGATAGCCATATCAGGAGGTCGGGATAACCCTCATTTTCAGAGCGGTGAGACCTCCATTGTCATCTCGGATGTGCTGAAAGGAGGCCCAGCTGAGGGCCTGCTGCA GGAAAATGACAGAGTCGTCATGGTCAATGCCGTCTCCATGGACAATGTGGAGCATGCGTACGCAGTCCAGCAGCTTCGTAAAAGTGGAAAAATTGCCAAAATT ACAATCAGGCGGAAGAGGAAGGTGCACGTCCCCATGGGCCGCCTCGGGGAGAGGGAAACTATGTCGGAGcatgacgaggaggaggacagctACGATGAAGAGATATACGAGACGCGGAGCGGACGCAGCGGCGCTTACAGCGGTGTGGGTGGGGCCATGGGCAGGCGCAGTGGGCGGAGCAGCGGGCGAAGGGACAGGGAGCGTGAACGCAGCGGCTCACGGGAGAGGAGTCTCTCCCCACGCTCAGACCGCCGCTCACACAACCTGCCCCCGCGTCCTGCCAAGGTCACACTTGTCAAGTCTCGTAAAAATGAAG CAGAATATGGCCTGCGCCTGGCCAGCCACATCTTTGTCAAGGACATTTCCCCTGAGAGCCTGGCAGCCAGGGACGGCAACATCCAGGAAGGGGATGTTGTAttgaag ATCAATGGCACAGTGACAGAGAACCTCTCCTTGATTGACGCTAAGAAGCTGATAGAAAGGTCAAAGGGCAAGCTAAAAATGGTTGTTCAGAGGGACGACAGGGCGACCCTGCTGAACATCCCTGACCTCGACGACAGCATTCCGTCAGCCAACGCCTCGGACAGAGACG ACATTTCAGATATCCATTCTCTGGCGTCCGATCATTCCAATCGATCGCATGACAGGCATCGTAGCAGCCGCTCCCGCTCTCCAGACAGAAGATCTGAACCCTCAGACCACTCCAGACACTCGCCTCCACAAATCAGTAATGGCAG TCACAGAAGTCGTGATGACGAACGAATCTCGAAGCCGGCTTCAACACCAGCGAAGCTCGCAGAGGAGGTTCCTCTGCCCAAACCGAAGGAGTCGGCTATTGCTCGAGAGGAGAAACAGCTTCCACCACTCCCAG agCCCAAGCCGGTGTATGCTCAGCCTGGACAGCCAGATGTAGACCTGCCAGTCAGTCCCTCTGATGCTCCTGTGCCAAGCGCTGCCCACGATGATAGCATCCTACG GCCAAGCATGAAGCTGGTGAAGTTCAGGAAGGGGGAGAGCGTGGGGCTGCGGCTGGCTGGGGGAAATGACGTGGGCATCTTTGTAGCCGGAGTGCTGGAGGATAGCCCAGCTGCTAAGGAGGGCCTGGAGGAGGGCGACCAAATTCTCAGG GTAAATAATGTAGATTTTGCGAACATAATCCGAGAGGAGGCGGTGCTGTTCCTCCTGGACCTTCCTAAAGGTGAAGAGGTCACCATTCTGGcccagaagaagaaagatg TGTATCGGCGGATCGTGGAGTCCGATGTTGGCGACTCCTTCTACATCCGGACACACTTTGAGTATGAGAAGGAATCTCCGTATGGGTTAAGCTTTAACAAGGGTGAGGTGTTCCGTGTGGTGGACACCCTCTACAATGGCAAGCTGGGCTCCTGGTTGGCTATTCGCATCGGCAAGAACCACCAAGAGGTGGAGAGGGGCATCATCCCCAACAAAAACAG AGCGGAGCAGCTCTCCAGCGTGCAATACACTCTCCCCAAAACAGCAGGGGGCGACAGGGCTGACTTCTGGAGGTTTCGTGGTCTTCGCAGCTCCAAGAGGAACCTtaggaagagcagagaggaccTCTCTTCCCAGCCAGTCCAAACAAAGTTCCCAGCTTATGAAAGAGTTGTGctgagagagg CTGGTTTCCTGAGACCTGTGGTGATATTTGGGCCCATTGCTGACGTTGCTCGAGAAAAACTCTCCAGAGAAGAGCCAGACCTTTTTGAGCTTGCAA AGAGTGAACCGAGAGATGCAGGAACAGACCAGCGTAGTTCAGGAATCATTCGTCTTCACACCATCAAACAGATCATCGACAGA GACAAACACGCTGTGCTTGACATCACCCCAAACGCTGTGGACAGGCTGAACTATGCTCAGTGGTACCCGATTGTAGTCTTCCTAAATCCTGATAATAAGCAGGGGGTGAAGAACATGAGGACCAGACTGTGTCCAGAGTCCAGGAAGAGCGCCAGGAAGCTCTATGAGAGAGCCATCAAACTGAGGAAGAATAATCACCACCTGTTCACCA CCACCATCAACTTGAACAATATGAATGACGGCTGGTACGGCGCTCTGAAAGAAAcgatccagcagcagcagaaccagcTGGTGTGGGTGTCAGAGGGCAAG gcGGATGGCACCACAGAGGATGACTTGGATATCCACGATGACCGTCTGTCCTACCTGTCGGCACCAGGTAGTGAATACTCCATGTACAGCACGGACAGCCGCCACACTTCTGATTACGAGGACACCGACACAGAGGGCGGAGCGTACACAGACCAGGAACTGGATGAGACTTTGAACGACGAGGTGGGTCTCCCCACGGAGCCCGCCATCACCCGCTCCTCCGAGCCTGTTCGAGAAGACCCGCCCGTAATTCAGGACACCCCTGGTTACCCTGGATACCAGCACCCTGTGCAGCCTGAACCAGCCAGTCGTATAGACCCTGCTGGGTTCAAGATGGCCGCTCCACAACAG CAAGATGAGGCTGCTCTGCCCATGCCCTCGTTGCCTCCGACGGTGGTAGCGCCCCCTGCTGTTGAGCAGCCTGTACAGCTAGAGGGTATGCACCTAGAGGAGCCGCCTGCTGCAGCCGCAGCTCCTCAGGCTGACTCACTTAGCAGCCCCAGCCCTGCCCCTGAGCTTATTcagcccccaccaccaccacatgaACCCCACCCGTCTGGACCGCCTGGTCCAGAACCAAAG ATGTACAAGAAAGATCTGTACAATATGGAGGACCCTGTGCGAATCAACCATGGCCTGAAGCAGTCTATGAGCTACAGTCACCAGCCGTCGTACCAGGACAAACAGCCATACCGCGAATACGACCACCCGCCTTACGGATATGATGGAGGCGGCTACACAGAACCAAAGCCTCACAACACTGACTCTCACCTGCACTACGACAACCGTGTGCCTCATTACAACGAACAGTGGCCCCCCTATGACCAGCAGACCTCGTCCTCTCAGCCCGCAGGGTACCAGCCGGGCCACCAGCAACCCATGGGCTACAACCCCCGGTCCCCCTACGAGGATGGACCAGGGAGGGACTACAGCCCCCCTCAGCCCCGCTATGATGAGGCCCCGCCTGTGGGCTACGATGGCAGACCACGCCACAGTAAACCTGGGCCCATTCGTTATGATGAacccccacccccgcccccaGCGGGCTATGATGCCCGCTCTCCCTATGATGCAGAACCTCACGGCTTCCCCATAAATTCACCTCGATCGCCAGAGCCTCCAAAGCAGTATTACGGTGACTCTGGTCTGAGGCCCACCTACATTCCTGGGCCTCCAAACCGGGGCTATAAGCCAGGGATGCATGAGCCCATCATGAACTCCGAACCCGCAATTCCCCCTCCTAAACCAGAGACCCTCTCCTCGCCAGGTGAGCCAGCCATCACTCCAGGATCCAAacccctccctccaccaccccgGGAAGACCTGGATGAGGACCCGGCCATGAAACCGCAGTCAGTGCTCAACAGAGTCAAGATGTTTGAGAATAAACGGTCTGTTTCTATGGACAGGGCTAAAGAGGGAGAGTCGGCAGCACTCAGG CCTCCAGATGTTCCTAAACCTGTGAGTGCACCTGGCCCAGTCCTCAAAGCCAATTCCCTCAGCAACCTGGAGCAGGAGAAGTCCACCTATAG ggctCCTGAGCCACAGAAGCCTCATACTAAACCCCTGGATGATGTAGTGCGGTCCAACCACTATGACccagatgaggatgaggagtacTACAGGAAGCAGTTGTCCTACTTTGATCGCCGTAGCTTCGACAGCAAGGCCATGGGCCAGCCGAGTCCTGGCATCAACCGCTTCCATGATCTGCCCAAACCAGCTCAGCTGTCCTACCCGTACAACCG AGTGGAGTCTGTCGAGAAGGTGAGTCCAGTGGAGAAAAGATACGAACCCCTGCCCCAAATCAGCCCATCCTCCCAGTATGGGCCCCCCGCATCCGCCATCCCACCTAACACACTGCCCAAACTCAGCCCCAATGATG CTAACTCCATACCCGAGCCTTTGAGCTCACCCAATCCTAAGCCTGAGCTGGCAGCTCTCCGACCAGCCAGCAGGGACGAACCTACACCAGGTGGCTACCTGCCCCCGAGAGGCCTCCCCGACAAATCCCCCGTCAACGGCACAGACGCAGCACCCCCGAAGACGCTGCCTGCTCCCGCTCCAACTAGCTACAACCGTTACGTCCCCAAGCCGTACACCAGCTCCGCCCGGCCCTTTGAGCGCAAGTTTGAGAGCCCCAAGTTCAACCACAACCTGCTGCCCAACGACACACAGGTGAAGACGGACCTCCTCAGTAAGCCCAGCGTGGTGAGCAACAGCGGCGGGAAGCCTCAGCTGTCACCACAGCCCCTGGATCATGACAGTGGCCTGGACACCTTCACACGCACTATGGACAACAGGCCGAAATACCAGCACAATAACATCAACGCCATCCCCAAGGCCATCCCAGTAAG CCCCAGCACGCTAGAAGATGACGATGAAGACGAAGGGCACACAGTGGTGGCCACCGCCCGAGGCATCTTCAACTGTAATGGAGGGGTCCTGAGCTCCATTGAGACAGGCGTCAGCATCATCATCCCCCAGGGCGCCATCCCTGAGAGCGTGGAGCAGGAGATTTACTTCAAGGTGTGCCGAGACAACAGCATCCTGCCCCCCCTCGACAAGGAGAAAG GAGAAACGCTGCTAAGTCCGCTGGTGATGTGTGGCCCGCATGGACTCAAGTTCCTGAAGCCGGTGGAGCTGCGCTTACCTCACTGTGCGTCTATGACCCCTGATGGTTGGTCTTTTGCTCTAAAATCCTCCGACTCCTCGTCGG GTGATCCCAAAACCTGGCAGAACAAATCTCTCCCCGGAGACCCAAACTACCTGGTGGGTgcaaactgtgtgtctgtgctcattGACCACTTCTGA
- the tjp1b gene encoding tight junction protein ZO-1 isoform X6, which yields MITCAFLWVGFLVAVDSTMVNYQKYITVMQLALGVTASNKEHCLPPRKRMWGNSEPGSSHRIHPSPTAGSITAASSVSTIQGKPSLRRIKGRIHRSKSLDSIDLLDSNSAAMEETVIWEQHTVTLHRAPGFGFGIAISGGRDNPHFQSGETSIVISDVLKGGPAEGLLQENDRVVMVNAVSMDNVEHAYAVQQLRKSGKIAKITIRRKRKVHVPMGRLGERETMSEHDEEEDSYDEEIYETRSGRSGAYSGVGGAMGRRSGRSSGRRDRERERSGSRERSLSPRSDRRSHNLPPRPAKVTLVKSRKNEAEYGLRLASHIFVKDISPESLAARDGNIQEGDVVLKINGTVTENLSLIDAKKLIERSKGKLKMVVQRDDRATLLNIPDLDDSIPSANASDRDDISDIHSLASDHSNRSHDRHRSSRSRSPDRRSEPSDHSRHSPPQISNGSWRIPHRSRDDERISKPASTPAKLAEEVPLPKPKESAIAREEKQLPPLPEPKPVYAQPGQPDVDLPVSPSDAPVPSAAHDDSILRPSMKLVKFRKGESVGLRLAGGNDVGIFVAGVLEDSPAAKEGLEEGDQILRVNNVDFANIIREEAVLFLLDLPKGEEVTILAQKKKDVYRRIVESDVGDSFYIRTHFEYEKESPYGLSFNKGEVFRVVDTLYNGKLGSWLAIRIGKNHQEVERGIIPNKNRAEQLSSVQYTLPKTAGGDRADFWRFRGLRSSKRNLRKSREDLSSQPVQTKFPAYERVVLREAGFLRPVVIFGPIADVAREKLSREEPDLFELAKSEPRDAGTDQRSSGIIRLHTIKQIIDRDKHAVLDITPNAVDRLNYAQWYPIVVFLNPDNKQGVKNMRTRLCPESRKSARKLYERAIKLRKNNHHLFTTTINLNNMNDGWYGALKETIQQQQNQLVWVSEGKADGTTEDDLDIHDDRLSYLSAPGSEYSMYSTDSRHTSDYEDTDTEGGAYTDQELDETLNDEVGLPTEPAITRSSEPVREDPPVIQDTPGYPGYQHPVQPEPASRIDPAGFKMAAPQQQDEAALPMPSLPPTVVAPPAVEQPVQLEGMHLEEPPAAAAAPQADSLSSPSPAPELIQPPPPPHEPHPSGPPGPEPKMYKKDLYNMEDPVRINHGLKQSMSYSHQPSYQDKQPYREYDHPPYGYDGGGYTEPKPHNTDSHLHYDNRVPHYNEQWPPYDQQTSSSQPAGYQPGHQQPMGYNPRSPYEDGPGRDYSPPQPRYDEAPPVGYDGRPRHSKPGPIRYDEPPPPPPAGYDARSPYDAEPHGFPINSPRSPEPPKQYYGDSGLRPTYIPGPPNRGYKPGMHEPIMNSEPAIPPPKPETLSSPGEPAITPGSKPLPPPPREDLDEDPAMKPQSVLNRVKMFENKRSVSMDRAKEGESAALRPPDVPKPVSAPGPVLKANSLSNLEQEKSTYRAPEPQKPHTKPLDDVVRSNHYDPDEDEEYYRKQLSYFDRRSFDSKAMGQPSPGINRFHDLPKPAQLSYPYNRVESVEKVSPVEKRYEPLPQISPSSQYGPPASAIPPNTLPKLSPNDANSIPEPLSSPNPKPELAALRPASRDEPTPGGYLPPRGLPDKSPVNGTDAAPPKTLPAPAPTSYNRYVPKPYTSSARPFERKFESPKFNHNLLPNDTQVKTDLLSKPSVVSNSGGKPQLSPQPLDHDSGLDTFTRTMDNRPKYQHNNINAIPKAIPVSPSTLEDDDEDEGHTVVATARGIFNCNGGVLSSIETGVSIIIPQGAIPESVEQEIYFKVCRDNSILPPLDKEKGETLLSPLVMCGPHGLKFLKPVELRLPHCASMTPDGWSFALKSSDSSSGDPKTWQNKSLPGDPNYLVGANCVSVLIDHF from the exons AGCGCAGCGATGGAGGAGACTGTCATTTGGGAACAGCACACAGTAACACTACACAGG gCACCAGGGTTTGGCTTCGGGATAGCCATATCAGGAGGTCGGGATAACCCTCATTTTCAGAGCGGTGAGACCTCCATTGTCATCTCGGATGTGCTGAAAGGAGGCCCAGCTGAGGGCCTGCTGCA GGAAAATGACAGAGTCGTCATGGTCAATGCCGTCTCCATGGACAATGTGGAGCATGCGTACGCAGTCCAGCAGCTTCGTAAAAGTGGAAAAATTGCCAAAATT ACAATCAGGCGGAAGAGGAAGGTGCACGTCCCCATGGGCCGCCTCGGGGAGAGGGAAACTATGTCGGAGcatgacgaggaggaggacagctACGATGAAGAGATATACGAGACGCGGAGCGGACGCAGCGGCGCTTACAGCGGTGTGGGTGGGGCCATGGGCAGGCGCAGTGGGCGGAGCAGCGGGCGAAGGGACAGGGAGCGTGAACGCAGCGGCTCACGGGAGAGGAGTCTCTCCCCACGCTCAGACCGCCGCTCACACAACCTGCCCCCGCGTCCTGCCAAGGTCACACTTGTCAAGTCTCGTAAAAATGAAG CAGAATATGGCCTGCGCCTGGCCAGCCACATCTTTGTCAAGGACATTTCCCCTGAGAGCCTGGCAGCCAGGGACGGCAACATCCAGGAAGGGGATGTTGTAttgaag ATCAATGGCACAGTGACAGAGAACCTCTCCTTGATTGACGCTAAGAAGCTGATAGAAAGGTCAAAGGGCAAGCTAAAAATGGTTGTTCAGAGGGACGACAGGGCGACCCTGCTGAACATCCCTGACCTCGACGACAGCATTCCGTCAGCCAACGCCTCGGACAGAGACG ACATTTCAGATATCCATTCTCTGGCGTCCGATCATTCCAATCGATCGCATGACAGGCATCGTAGCAGCCGCTCCCGCTCTCCAGACAGAAGATCTGAACCCTCAGACCACTCCAGACACTCGCCTCCACAAATCAGTAATGGCAG CTGGAGAATACC TCACAGAAGTCGTGATGACGAACGAATCTCGAAGCCGGCTTCAACACCAGCGAAGCTCGCAGAGGAGGTTCCTCTGCCCAAACCGAAGGAGTCGGCTATTGCTCGAGAGGAGAAACAGCTTCCACCACTCCCAG agCCCAAGCCGGTGTATGCTCAGCCTGGACAGCCAGATGTAGACCTGCCAGTCAGTCCCTCTGATGCTCCTGTGCCAAGCGCTGCCCACGATGATAGCATCCTACG GCCAAGCATGAAGCTGGTGAAGTTCAGGAAGGGGGAGAGCGTGGGGCTGCGGCTGGCTGGGGGAAATGACGTGGGCATCTTTGTAGCCGGAGTGCTGGAGGATAGCCCAGCTGCTAAGGAGGGCCTGGAGGAGGGCGACCAAATTCTCAGG GTAAATAATGTAGATTTTGCGAACATAATCCGAGAGGAGGCGGTGCTGTTCCTCCTGGACCTTCCTAAAGGTGAAGAGGTCACCATTCTGGcccagaagaagaaagatg TGTATCGGCGGATCGTGGAGTCCGATGTTGGCGACTCCTTCTACATCCGGACACACTTTGAGTATGAGAAGGAATCTCCGTATGGGTTAAGCTTTAACAAGGGTGAGGTGTTCCGTGTGGTGGACACCCTCTACAATGGCAAGCTGGGCTCCTGGTTGGCTATTCGCATCGGCAAGAACCACCAAGAGGTGGAGAGGGGCATCATCCCCAACAAAAACAG AGCGGAGCAGCTCTCCAGCGTGCAATACACTCTCCCCAAAACAGCAGGGGGCGACAGGGCTGACTTCTGGAGGTTTCGTGGTCTTCGCAGCTCCAAGAGGAACCTtaggaagagcagagaggaccTCTCTTCCCAGCCAGTCCAAACAAAGTTCCCAGCTTATGAAAGAGTTGTGctgagagagg CTGGTTTCCTGAGACCTGTGGTGATATTTGGGCCCATTGCTGACGTTGCTCGAGAAAAACTCTCCAGAGAAGAGCCAGACCTTTTTGAGCTTGCAA AGAGTGAACCGAGAGATGCAGGAACAGACCAGCGTAGTTCAGGAATCATTCGTCTTCACACCATCAAACAGATCATCGACAGA GACAAACACGCTGTGCTTGACATCACCCCAAACGCTGTGGACAGGCTGAACTATGCTCAGTGGTACCCGATTGTAGTCTTCCTAAATCCTGATAATAAGCAGGGGGTGAAGAACATGAGGACCAGACTGTGTCCAGAGTCCAGGAAGAGCGCCAGGAAGCTCTATGAGAGAGCCATCAAACTGAGGAAGAATAATCACCACCTGTTCACCA CCACCATCAACTTGAACAATATGAATGACGGCTGGTACGGCGCTCTGAAAGAAAcgatccagcagcagcagaaccagcTGGTGTGGGTGTCAGAGGGCAAG gcGGATGGCACCACAGAGGATGACTTGGATATCCACGATGACCGTCTGTCCTACCTGTCGGCACCAGGTAGTGAATACTCCATGTACAGCACGGACAGCCGCCACACTTCTGATTACGAGGACACCGACACAGAGGGCGGAGCGTACACAGACCAGGAACTGGATGAGACTTTGAACGACGAGGTGGGTCTCCCCACGGAGCCCGCCATCACCCGCTCCTCCGAGCCTGTTCGAGAAGACCCGCCCGTAATTCAGGACACCCCTGGTTACCCTGGATACCAGCACCCTGTGCAGCCTGAACCAGCCAGTCGTATAGACCCTGCTGGGTTCAAGATGGCCGCTCCACAACAG CAAGATGAGGCTGCTCTGCCCATGCCCTCGTTGCCTCCGACGGTGGTAGCGCCCCCTGCTGTTGAGCAGCCTGTACAGCTAGAGGGTATGCACCTAGAGGAGCCGCCTGCTGCAGCCGCAGCTCCTCAGGCTGACTCACTTAGCAGCCCCAGCCCTGCCCCTGAGCTTATTcagcccccaccaccaccacatgaACCCCACCCGTCTGGACCGCCTGGTCCAGAACCAAAG ATGTACAAGAAAGATCTGTACAATATGGAGGACCCTGTGCGAATCAACCATGGCCTGAAGCAGTCTATGAGCTACAGTCACCAGCCGTCGTACCAGGACAAACAGCCATACCGCGAATACGACCACCCGCCTTACGGATATGATGGAGGCGGCTACACAGAACCAAAGCCTCACAACACTGACTCTCACCTGCACTACGACAACCGTGTGCCTCATTACAACGAACAGTGGCCCCCCTATGACCAGCAGACCTCGTCCTCTCAGCCCGCAGGGTACCAGCCGGGCCACCAGCAACCCATGGGCTACAACCCCCGGTCCCCCTACGAGGATGGACCAGGGAGGGACTACAGCCCCCCTCAGCCCCGCTATGATGAGGCCCCGCCTGTGGGCTACGATGGCAGACCACGCCACAGTAAACCTGGGCCCATTCGTTATGATGAacccccacccccgcccccaGCGGGCTATGATGCCCGCTCTCCCTATGATGCAGAACCTCACGGCTTCCCCATAAATTCACCTCGATCGCCAGAGCCTCCAAAGCAGTATTACGGTGACTCTGGTCTGAGGCCCACCTACATTCCTGGGCCTCCAAACCGGGGCTATAAGCCAGGGATGCATGAGCCCATCATGAACTCCGAACCCGCAATTCCCCCTCCTAAACCAGAGACCCTCTCCTCGCCAGGTGAGCCAGCCATCACTCCAGGATCCAAacccctccctccaccaccccgGGAAGACCTGGATGAGGACCCGGCCATGAAACCGCAGTCAGTGCTCAACAGAGTCAAGATGTTTGAGAATAAACGGTCTGTTTCTATGGACAGGGCTAAAGAGGGAGAGTCGGCAGCACTCAGG CCTCCAGATGTTCCTAAACCTGTGAGTGCACCTGGCCCAGTCCTCAAAGCCAATTCCCTCAGCAACCTGGAGCAGGAGAAGTCCACCTATAG ggctCCTGAGCCACAGAAGCCTCATACTAAACCCCTGGATGATGTAGTGCGGTCCAACCACTATGACccagatgaggatgaggagtacTACAGGAAGCAGTTGTCCTACTTTGATCGCCGTAGCTTCGACAGCAAGGCCATGGGCCAGCCGAGTCCTGGCATCAACCGCTTCCATGATCTGCCCAAACCAGCTCAGCTGTCCTACCCGTACAACCG AGTGGAGTCTGTCGAGAAGGTGAGTCCAGTGGAGAAAAGATACGAACCCCTGCCCCAAATCAGCCCATCCTCCCAGTATGGGCCCCCCGCATCCGCCATCCCACCTAACACACTGCCCAAACTCAGCCCCAATGATG CTAACTCCATACCCGAGCCTTTGAGCTCACCCAATCCTAAGCCTGAGCTGGCAGCTCTCCGACCAGCCAGCAGGGACGAACCTACACCAGGTGGCTACCTGCCCCCGAGAGGCCTCCCCGACAAATCCCCCGTCAACGGCACAGACGCAGCACCCCCGAAGACGCTGCCTGCTCCCGCTCCAACTAGCTACAACCGTTACGTCCCCAAGCCGTACACCAGCTCCGCCCGGCCCTTTGAGCGCAAGTTTGAGAGCCCCAAGTTCAACCACAACCTGCTGCCCAACGACACACAGGTGAAGACGGACCTCCTCAGTAAGCCCAGCGTGGTGAGCAACAGCGGCGGGAAGCCTCAGCTGTCACCACAGCCCCTGGATCATGACAGTGGCCTGGACACCTTCACACGCACTATGGACAACAGGCCGAAATACCAGCACAATAACATCAACGCCATCCCCAAGGCCATCCCAGTAAG CCCCAGCACGCTAGAAGATGACGATGAAGACGAAGGGCACACAGTGGTGGCCACCGCCCGAGGCATCTTCAACTGTAATGGAGGGGTCCTGAGCTCCATTGAGACAGGCGTCAGCATCATCATCCCCCAGGGCGCCATCCCTGAGAGCGTGGAGCAGGAGATTTACTTCAAGGTGTGCCGAGACAACAGCATCCTGCCCCCCCTCGACAAGGAGAAAG GAGAAACGCTGCTAAGTCCGCTGGTGATGTGTGGCCCGCATGGACTCAAGTTCCTGAAGCCGGTGGAGCTGCGCTTACCTCACTGTGCGTCTATGACCCCTGATGGTTGGTCTTTTGCTCTAAAATCCTCCGACTCCTCGTCGG GTGATCCCAAAACCTGGCAGAACAAATCTCTCCCCGGAGACCCAAACTACCTGGTGGGTgcaaactgtgtgtctgtgctcattGACCACTTCTGA